A window of the Lactuca sativa cultivar Salinas chromosome 5, Lsat_Salinas_v11, whole genome shotgun sequence genome harbors these coding sequences:
- the LOC111910411 gene encoding anthocyanidin 3-O-glucosyltransferase 2, whose protein sequence is MKKLELVFIPIPGYGHLKSAIELAKRLVDRDERLSITVLVISNPAQTDIDSYTKSSAASNARIKYTTIHPTDPLPQGPQPSSSSPISLEKLATLFIESHKSQVEQAVRELVSDDSTHLLGFVLDMFCSCMIDVANKFKVPSYIFFTSNTAFLGFLLHLPIRHNQVGFSFNPSDPDSLIPSYQNHVPVNVLPGAVFDKTGGGYETFLYLGTKFQECKGFIVNSYVELEPYAVNSMVAQPSVYPVGPLLDHNKSTGSIEIKNWLDKQPSKSVLFLCFGSMGSFKQPQIEQIAIALERSGHRFLWSIRQPSPAMHGAPSDYTSYEKVMPDGFFGRVKERGMVCGWAPQIEVLAHGAVKGFVSHCGWNSILESMWCGVPIATWPLNAEQQLNAFLVVRELGLAVELSLTYRSSGTELVMADQIERAIDCLMDDTNPVRERVEKISQKSRKALINGGSSFVTLGKLVDDMLQNIGAE, encoded by the coding sequence ATGAAGAAGTTGGAGCTTGTTTTCATACCTATACCTGGTTATGGTCACCTAAAATCAGCCATAGAACTTGCAAAGCGTTTGGTCGATCGAGATGAAAGATTATCCATCACAGTCCTTGTTATCAGTAATCCCGCTCAAACTGATATTGATTCATACACGAAGTCGTCTGCCGCTTCTAATGCCCGAATAAAATACACCACAATTCATCCCACCGATCCTCTTCCTCAAGGACCTCAACCCTCTTCCTCTTCGCCTATATCCTTAGAAAAGCTTGCTACCCTCTTCATCGAGAGCCATAAATCTCAAGTTGAACAAGCAGTCAGGGAGTTGGTATCAGATGATTCAACACATCTACTTGGATTTGTCCTTGATATGTTCTGCAGTTGTATGATCGATGTAGCCAACAAATTCAAGGTCCCTTCCTACATCTTCTTTACTTCAAACACAGCTTTTCTTGGATTCCTCCTCCACCTCCCGATCCGCCACAACCAAGTTGGTTTCAGTTTTAACCCATCGGATCCTGACTCACTTATCCCAAGTTACCAGAATCATGTTCCAGTAAATGTGCTTCCTGGAGCTGTATTTGACAAAACTGGTGGTGGGTATGAAACTTTCCTTTATCTTGGTACCAAGTTCCAGGAATGCAAAGGATTTATAGTAAATTCATACGTTGAGCTCGAACCATACGCTGTTAATTCAATGGTAGCCCAACCGTCTGTATACCCGGTTGGACCGTTGCTTGACCATAATAAGTCAACTGGATCGATTGAGATCAAGAACTGGCTCGACAAACAACCTTCGAAGTCGGTTCTCTTCCTGTGCTTCGGGAGTATGGGGAGCTTTAAGCAGCCGCAGATAGAGCAGATCGCTATTGCTCTCGAGAGGAGTGGTCACCGGTTCTTGTGGTCGATTCGCCAGCCATCACCAGCCATGCATGGAGCTCCAAGTGACTACACGAGCTATGAAAAGGTTATGCCAGATGGGTTTTTCGGTAGAGTGAAAGAGAGAGGAATGGTTTGTGGTTGGGCACCACAAATCGAAGTGCTTGCACATGGAGCTGTAAAAGGCTTTGTGTCTCACTGTGGATGGAACTCCATCTTGGAGAGCATGTGGTGTGGGGTCCCTATTGCAACTTGGCCATTGAATGCAGAACAACAACTGAATGCTTTTTTGGTTGTGAGGGAGTTGGGATTGGCTGTGGAGTTGAGTTTGACATACAGAAGCAGTGGGACCGAGTTGGTGATGGCAGATCAGATAGAGAGAGCCATAGATTGCTTGATGGATGATACGAACCCGGTCAGAGAGAGAGTGGAGAAGATAAGTCAGAAAAGCAGGAAGGCTTTGATTAATGGTGGATCTTCGTTTGTTACACTAGGTAAATTGGTTGATGACATGTTACAAAACATAGGGGCAGAGTAA